The following proteins are co-located in the Sphingomonas panacis genome:
- the msrB gene encoding peptide-methionine (R)-S-oxide reductase MsrB: protein MHDRRQFLTLSASGAAAFLLFGCRGATAAPPEHFEVTLSDAQWKAKLSPAAYTVLRHEGTERPFTSPLNDEHRKGIFACAGCALPAFASKTKFDSGTGWPSFWAPLPNAVRTRDDGSLGMSRTEVHCRRCGGHLGHVFDDGPPPTGKRYCMNGVALKFTAA from the coding sequence ATGCACGATCGCAGACAGTTCCTGACGCTCTCCGCCTCGGGCGCGGCGGCGTTTCTGTTGTTCGGGTGCCGTGGCGCCACCGCCGCGCCGCCCGAGCATTTCGAGGTGACGCTCTCCGATGCGCAGTGGAAGGCAAAGCTTTCGCCAGCGGCCTATACCGTGCTGCGGCACGAAGGCACCGAGCGCCCCTTTACCAGTCCGCTCAACGACGAGCACCGCAAGGGTATCTTCGCCTGCGCCGGCTGCGCGCTGCCGGCGTTCGCGTCGAAGACCAAGTTCGACAGCGGCACCGGCTGGCCGAGCTTCTGGGCGCCGCTGCCCAACGCAGTGCGCACGCGCGACGACGGATCGCTTGGCATGTCGCGTACCGAAGTCCATTGCCGCCGTTGCGGCGGGCATCTCGGCCATGTCTTCGACGACGGCCCGCCACCGACCGGCAAGCGCTATTGCATGAACGGCGTGGCGCTGAAATTCACTGCGGCCTGA
- a CDS encoding plasmid stabilization protein, which yields MPRGDKDAYTPKQKRKAEHIEEGYEDRGVPKKQAEARAWATVNKESGGGNKSGSGRGKPDTHVAASRGGKAHKSGSPEQRSAAARKGWVTRRKNAG from the coding sequence ATGCCGCGCGGAGACAAAGACGCTTACACGCCCAAGCAGAAGCGCAAGGCCGAGCACATCGAGGAAGGCTACGAGGATCGTGGGGTTCCGAAAAAGCAGGCCGAGGCGCGCGCCTGGGCGACGGTGAACAAGGAATCGGGCGGCGGCAACAAATCCGGCTCGGGGCGTGGCAAGCCCGACACGCATGTCGCCGCGTCGCGCGGCGGCAAGGCGCACAAATCGGGATCGCCCGAACAGCGCTCGGCCGCTGCGCGCAAGGGCTGGGTGACACGCCGAAAGAACGCTGGCTGA
- a CDS encoding ABC transporter ATP-binding protein, whose product MNDLAISATGLVKTFGGKRVVDGVDVAVPRGAIYGVLGPNGAGKTTTLRMLLGIIEPDGGHRSLLGLDHPRDASDRVGYLPEERGLYPGMRAKDAIAFMGALRGLDLKTGRRRAVTLMEAAGLGHAADTKIRKLSKGMAQLVQLLGSVVHQPELLVLDEPFSGLDPVNQERLEALILAERDRGATIVMSTHVMAHAERLCDRLTIIAGGKHRFEGTVADARGLLPMRAHYVPDRDDPALAAFLPEGAVHQADGWRFPVPDGGVEAALKRLIDGGHGIAGLSIERPGLHDAFVRIVGASALEGTQEVAA is encoded by the coding sequence ATGAACGATCTGGCGATCAGCGCTACCGGGTTGGTCAAGACTTTCGGCGGAAAGCGCGTGGTCGACGGCGTCGATGTCGCGGTGCCGCGCGGCGCGATCTACGGCGTGCTCGGCCCCAATGGCGCCGGCAAGACGACGACGTTGCGCATGCTGCTCGGGATCATCGAGCCTGACGGCGGGCACCGCAGCCTGCTCGGGCTCGATCATCCGCGCGATGCCAGCGATCGGGTCGGTTATCTGCCCGAGGAGCGCGGCCTGTATCCGGGGATGCGCGCCAAGGATGCGATCGCCTTCATGGGCGCCTTGCGCGGGCTCGACCTCAAGACGGGGCGCAGGCGCGCGGTGACTCTCATGGAAGCCGCCGGCCTCGGCCACGCCGCCGACACCAAGATCCGCAAGCTCTCGAAAGGTATGGCGCAGCTCGTCCAGTTGCTCGGCTCGGTCGTCCACCAGCCCGAACTGCTCGTGCTCGACGAGCCCTTCTCCGGGCTTGATCCGGTCAATCAGGAACGGCTCGAAGCGCTGATCCTTGCCGAGCGGGATCGCGGCGCGACGATCGTGATGTCGACTCACGTCATGGCGCATGCCGAGCGGCTGTGCGACCGGCTGACCATCATCGCCGGCGGCAAGCACCGGTTCGAGGGCACCGTCGCCGACGCGCGCGGACTGCTGCCGATGCGCGCGCATTACGTGCCCGATCGCGACGACCCCGCGCTCGCCGCGTTCTTGCCCGAGGGCGCGGTGCATCAGGCGGACGGCTGGCGCTTCCCGGTGCCCGATGGCGGCGTCGAGGCGGCGCTCAAGCGGCTGATCGACGGCGGCCACGGCATCGCCGGCCTTTCGATCGAGCGGCCCGGCCTGCACGATGCGTTCGTTCGCATCGTCGGGGCAAGCGCACTCGAAGGCACGCAGGAGGTCGCGGCATGA
- a CDS encoding CHAP domain-containing protein, whose translation MKFKLIAARFALVLCCALTATAPAAAQFWQCAPYARTISGIEIRGNANTWWGQAAGRYDRGHAPKVGAVLAFASTGHMRLGHVAMVSAVVNDREVLLTHANWSRRGGVETNVRAVDVSANGDWSMVKVWYGPQHDLGTTAYPTKGFIYSGHAGNDDVEPDTRAPAPRMTLASAQTSATETAAF comes from the coding sequence ATGAAATTCAAGTTGATCGCAGCGCGTTTTGCGCTGGTGTTGTGTTGCGCCCTTACGGCAACGGCCCCTGCGGCGGCTCAGTTCTGGCAGTGCGCGCCTTACGCCCGCACGATCTCGGGCATCGAGATTCGCGGCAACGCCAACACCTGGTGGGGTCAGGCCGCCGGCCGCTACGATCGCGGCCATGCTCCCAAGGTCGGTGCTGTGCTCGCCTTCGCCTCGACCGGCCATATGCGCCTCGGGCACGTCGCAATGGTCAGCGCCGTCGTGAACGACCGTGAAGTGCTGCTCACCCACGCCAACTGGTCGCGTCGCGGCGGTGTCGAGACCAACGTCCGCGCGGTCGACGTTTCGGCCAACGGCGACTGGAGCATGGTCAAGGTCTGGTACGGCCCGCAGCATGACCTCGGCACCACCGCCTATCCGACCAAGGGTTTCATCTATTCCGGCCATGCCGGCAATGACGACGTCGAGCCGGACACGAGGGCTCCCGCACCGCGGATGACGCTGGCGAGCGCGCAGACCAGCGCGACCGAAACCGCCGCCTTCTAA
- the queG gene encoding tRNA epoxyqueuosine(34) reductase QueG, which translates to MNEHNPLTARLKAKAAELGFAACGIAHADVSPRAGERLHQWLAQGMHGDMLWMAERAGQRESPAALWPAVRSVIALGMSYAPAADPLALADAGGIGRISVYAQGGDYHDVVKRALKALARWLIAEAPGADVKVFVDTAPVMEKPLAEAAGLGWQGKHTNIVSRDAGSWLFLGAIYTTLDLEADAGARDACGSCDACQRACPTDAFPAPYRLDARRCISYLTIEHAGPIPHEFRPGIGNRIYGCDDCLAVCPWNKFAASAAANRAFLPRAELAAPALADLLALSDADFRSVFAGSPIKRIGRDRMVRNCLIAAGNSGVAALADPVTRLLDDPSPVVRGAAVWALARLNAERARAEKAARLSFETDAGVLEEWAVL; encoded by the coding sequence ATGAACGAACACAACCCGCTAACGGCTCGCCTCAAGGCGAAGGCGGCGGAGCTCGGCTTCGCCGCCTGCGGCATCGCGCACGCCGATGTGAGTCCGCGTGCTGGCGAGCGGCTGCACCAGTGGCTCGCGCAGGGGATGCACGGCGACATGCTGTGGATGGCCGAACGCGCCGGCCAGCGCGAGAGCCCGGCGGCACTGTGGCCGGCGGTGCGCAGCGTGATCGCGCTCGGCATGAGCTACGCCCCCGCAGCCGATCCGCTCGCGCTGGCGGACGCCGGGGGCATCGGCCGCATCTCGGTTTACGCGCAGGGCGGCGATTATCACGATGTCGTCAAGCGGGCGCTCAAGGCGCTGGCGCGCTGGCTGATCGCGGAAGCGCCGGGCGCCGATGTGAAGGTATTCGTCGATACTGCGCCGGTGATGGAAAAGCCGCTCGCCGAAGCCGCCGGGCTCGGCTGGCAGGGCAAGCACACCAATATCGTCAGCCGCGATGCGGGCAGTTGGCTGTTTCTCGGCGCGATCTACACGACGCTCGATCTCGAGGCCGATGCGGGCGCGCGCGATGCCTGCGGATCGTGCGACGCCTGCCAGCGCGCCTGTCCGACCGACGCGTTCCCCGCGCCCTACCGGCTCGATGCACGGCGCTGCATCTCGTATCTGACGATCGAACATGCCGGGCCGATCCCGCACGAATTTCGCCCCGGGATCGGCAACCGCATCTATGGCTGCGACGATTGTCTCGCGGTGTGCCCGTGGAACAAGTTCGCCGCCTCGGCCGCCGCCAACCGCGCCTTCCTGCCACGCGCGGAATTGGCCGCGCCCGCGCTCGCTGACCTGCTCGCGCTGAGTGATGCCGATTTCCGTAGCGTCTTCGCCGGATCGCCGATCAAGCGGATCGGGCGCGACCGGATGGTGCGCAATTGCCTGATCGCGGCGGGCAACAGCGGCGTGGCGGCGCTCGCCGATCCGGTCACGCGGCTGCTCGACGATCCGTCGCCCGTGGTGCGCGGCGCGGCGGTGTGGGCGCTGGCGCGGCTGAATGCGGAACGGGCGCGCGCGGAGAAAGCGGCGCGGCTATCGTTCGAAACGGATGCCGGCGTTTTGGAGGAATGGGCGGTGTTGTAA
- a CDS encoding TonB-dependent receptor plug domain-containing protein codes for MRVPMLFAGVLAAGNAHAQTVDPATDDIVVLGRGLDLPPGTPAYGSVTIDRQRLENDASGRVEDVLLDVAGFQQFRRSDSRSANPSAQGATLRALGGNASSRTLVLLDGVPIADPFFGYIPFNAVIPSRLGGIRVTRGGGSEAFGAGAVAGTIEMTSASRADLPVISGEALYGSRNAQEVNAILAPSVGNGFVALSGQFERGDGFQTTPEDQRAPATVPARYRDWSGGLRAVAPLGPDTEVQFRGLVFGDNRTLRFKGADSRSSGEDASIRVISHGRWQVDALAYVQARNFANKVISSSTFALTLDQRNTPSTGLGGKIELRPPVGGDHVLRLGGDVRLADGQLFEDAYGATGLVTARRNAGGDTSVAGLFVEDNWTLGRLVLTGGARVDHWTITDGFFRQRSAAGALTTDTAFPDRDGTEATGRAGALLKLGAVDLRLAGYTGFRLPTLNELYRPFTVFPVTTQANANLSPERLRGVEGGIDARPLPGMTLSLTGFYNRLGDAIANLTISPILRQRGNVNAIVAKGVEASFDWRRGAFGLSASYAFSDSKVDAPGMAFDGLIPAQSPRQSASATLAWQPRSGLLASLTARHVGRQYEDDLQTDVLRAATTVDAFVKLPVRKGVAVIARAENVLDETVVTRNQAGSMDLGTPRTLWIGVRFGG; via the coding sequence ATGCGCGTCCCGATGCTGTTCGCAGGCGTTCTCGCTGCTGGCAACGCGCATGCCCAGACCGTTGATCCGGCGACCGACGATATCGTCGTGCTGGGGCGCGGGCTCGATCTGCCGCCGGGCACGCCGGCTTACGGATCGGTGACGATCGATCGGCAGCGGTTGGAGAATGATGCGTCGGGCCGAGTCGAGGATGTGTTGCTCGACGTTGCCGGCTTCCAGCAGTTCCGCCGCTCGGACAGCCGCTCGGCCAATCCCTCGGCACAAGGCGCGACATTGCGCGCGCTCGGCGGCAATGCGTCGAGCCGGACGCTGGTGCTGCTCGACGGCGTGCCGATCGCCGATCCGTTCTTCGGCTATATCCCGTTCAACGCAGTGATCCCAAGTCGGCTCGGGGGCATCCGCGTGACGCGCGGCGGGGGATCGGAGGCGTTCGGGGCCGGCGCGGTGGCAGGCACGATCGAGATGACGAGCGCCAGCCGCGCCGACCTGCCGGTCATCTCGGGCGAGGCTTTGTACGGCAGCCGCAACGCGCAGGAAGTGAACGCCATTCTCGCGCCTTCGGTCGGCAACGGCTTCGTTGCGCTGTCGGGTCAGTTCGAGCGCGGCGACGGCTTCCAGACCACACCCGAGGATCAGCGCGCGCCCGCGACCGTTCCTGCGCGCTACCGCGACTGGTCGGGCGGGCTGCGTGCGGTTGCGCCGCTTGGGCCGGACACCGAGGTGCAGTTTCGTGGGCTGGTGTTCGGCGACAATCGCACGCTGCGCTTCAAGGGTGCCGATTCGCGTTCGAGCGGGGAGGATGCCAGCATCCGCGTGATCTCGCACGGGCGTTGGCAGGTCGATGCGCTCGCCTATGTGCAGGCGCGCAACTTCGCCAACAAGGTCATCAGTTCGAGCACATTCGCGTTGACACTCGACCAGCGCAATACCCCCTCGACGGGACTCGGCGGCAAGATCGAACTGCGCCCGCCGGTCGGCGGCGATCACGTACTGCGCCTCGGTGGCGATGTCCGCCTCGCCGACGGGCAATTGTTCGAGGACGCTTATGGCGCGACCGGGCTCGTCACCGCACGGCGCAACGCGGGCGGCGATACCAGCGTCGCCGGGCTGTTCGTCGAGGACAATTGGACGCTTGGCCGGCTGGTGCTGACCGGCGGCGCGCGAGTCGATCACTGGACGATCACCGACGGCTTCTTCCGCCAGCGCAGCGCCGCCGGCGCGCTCACCACCGATACCGCCTTCCCGGATCGCGACGGCACCGAGGCGACCGGGCGCGCGGGCGCGCTTCTCAAGCTCGGCGCGGTCGATCTTCGATTGGCCGGGTACACCGGCTTCCGGCTGCCGACGCTCAACGAACTCTACCGGCCCTTCACCGTCTTCCCGGTGACGACTCAGGCCAACGCGAACCTCTCGCCCGAGCGGCTGCGCGGGGTGGAGGGTGGCATCGACGCGCGTCCGCTCCCCGGCATGACGCTGAGCCTGACCGGCTTCTACAACCGGCTCGGCGATGCGATCGCCAATCTGACGATCAGCCCCATTCTGCGCCAGCGCGGCAACGTCAACGCGATCGTCGCCAAGGGCGTCGAGGCGAGTTTCGACTGGCGGCGCGGTGCGTTCGGCCTGTCGGCGAGCTATGCGTTCAGCGACAGCAAGGTCGATGCGCCCGGCATGGCGTTCGATGGATTGATCCCGGCGCAAAGCCCGCGCCAATCCGCCAGCGCGACGCTGGCGTGGCAGCCGCGTTCCGGGTTGCTCGCCTCGCTGACCGCGCGCCACGTCGGGCGGCAATATGAGGACGACCTCCAGACCGACGTGCTGCGCGCCGCGACGACGGTGGATGCGTTCGTCAAGCTGCCAGTGCGCAAGGGCGTGGCGGTGATCGCCCGCGCCGAGAACGTGCTCGACGAGACGGTGGTGACGCGCAACCAGGCGGGATCGATGGATCTGGGAACGCCGCGCACGCTCTGGATCGGGGTGCGGTTCGGGGGGTGA
- a CDS encoding ABC transporter permease yields MSARSNRIIRQTLTIARRDFVATVFTPTFLLFLLSPVIMLSFALVGAGGATSMATNAADKAQIVAIIAPERQAAMRATDARLRRLFGRSDQPPVLTFETPGAQPASQARAAFAAGGADTTAALYGDLAAPTILYGAQGRGDSRYLAELAEGTLRAAASGARPLSAATFKPIARARASSGGHSQAAFFSVFGIFFLSLLLSGQAVSTMAEERNNKVIEILAAAVPLEAVFFGKLLGMFGSAVLFVGFWGTLASQIAAFLPPGMAGGLGEIGPAIGLPLFVPLFFAYFAMAYMLLGAVFLGVGAQATTPRELQMLSLPITIVQVLMFSLALRAAGGADGWVTRFAEIFPFSSPFAMAAHAANFPDVWPHLLALAWQAVWVGIAITVGARAFRRGVLQSGSGKWFKGRTAAVADAVSGPSIP; encoded by the coding sequence ATGAGCGCCAGGTCGAACCGCATCATCCGCCAGACGTTGACGATCGCACGGCGCGATTTCGTCGCGACCGTCTTCACGCCGACCTTCCTGCTGTTCCTGCTCTCGCCGGTCATCATGCTGTCGTTCGCGCTGGTCGGCGCGGGCGGGGCTACGTCGATGGCGACCAACGCGGCGGACAAGGCGCAGATCGTCGCGATCATCGCGCCCGAACGCCAAGCGGCGATGCGCGCCACCGACGCGCGGCTACGCCGGTTGTTCGGCCGGTCCGACCAGCCGCCGGTGCTGACGTTCGAAACCCCCGGTGCGCAGCCGGCCAGCCAGGCGCGCGCGGCCTTCGCGGCCGGCGGGGCGGATACCACCGCCGCGCTCTACGGCGATCTCGCCGCGCCGACGATCCTGTACGGCGCGCAAGGCCGCGGCGATTCGCGCTATCTCGCCGAACTCGCCGAGGGCACGCTGCGCGCCGCCGCGAGCGGCGCGCGGCCGCTGAGCGCCGCGACCTTCAAGCCGATCGCGCGCGCGCGCGCGTCGTCGGGCGGGCACAGCCAGGCGGCGTTCTTCAGCGTGTTCGGCATCTTCTTCCTGTCGCTGCTGCTCTCGGGTCAGGCGGTCAGCACGATGGCGGAGGAGCGCAACAACAAGGTGATCGAAATCCTCGCCGCGGCGGTGCCGCTCGAAGCGGTGTTCTTCGGCAAATTGCTCGGCATGTTCGGCTCGGCGGTGCTGTTCGTCGGCTTCTGGGGCACGCTCGCCAGCCAGATCGCGGCGTTCCTGCCCCCCGGCATGGCGGGCGGCCTTGGCGAGATCGGCCCGGCGATCGGTCTGCCGTTGTTCGTGCCGCTGTTCTTCGCCTATTTCGCGATGGCGTACATGCTGCTCGGCGCGGTGTTCCTCGGCGTCGGTGCGCAGGCGACCACGCCGCGCGAGTTGCAGATGCTGTCGCTGCCGATCACGATCGTCCAGGTGCTGATGTTCAGCCTCGCGCTCCGCGCGGCGGGGGGCGCCGACGGATGGGTGACGCGCTTCGCCGAAATCTTCCCGTTCAGTTCGCCGTTCGCGATGGCGGCGCATGCGGCGAATTTTCCCGACGTGTGGCCGCATCTGCTTGCGCTGGCGTGGCAAGCGGTGTGGGTGGGAATCGCGATCACCGTCGGAGCACGTGCGTTCCGGCGTGGCGTGCTGCAATCGGGGAGCGGCAAGTGGTTCAAGGGCAGGACCGCAGCCGTGGCGGACGCGGTCAGCGGACCGTCGATACCGTAA
- a CDS encoding NYN domain-containing protein: MEKDQTAAPAPDRRIALLIDADNVSHSNIAAMLAELSKYGTANIRRAYGDWGSPGLKGWRDKLHEFAIRPIQQFSYSTGKNATDIALVIDAMELLYTQKPDAFCIASSDADFTPLVMQLKANGHDVYGFGERKTPSPFVNACTTFLYLDSLEGRTAKEPSAEPAAKPKTSKKAADKPAPAAKPLTQDAKLIELLRGAVEASAWDDGWASMSAAGSTAKRQAPIDPRNYGVKNFPALFEATGAFDIVKGDNGQTYVADKRNTDRTPKPAL, from the coding sequence TTGGAAAAAGACCAAACCGCCGCGCCGGCCCCCGATCGCCGCATCGCGTTGCTGATCGACGCCGACAACGTTTCGCACAGCAACATCGCGGCGATGCTGGCGGAACTCTCGAAATACGGCACCGCCAACATCCGCCGCGCTTACGGGGACTGGGGCAGCCCCGGCCTGAAGGGCTGGCGCGACAAGCTCCACGAATTCGCGATCCGGCCGATCCAGCAGTTCAGCTATTCCACGGGCAAGAACGCAACCGACATCGCGCTCGTCATCGATGCGATGGAATTGCTCTACACGCAGAAGCCAGACGCGTTCTGCATCGCATCAAGCGACGCCGATTTCACGCCTTTGGTGATGCAGTTGAAGGCCAACGGCCATGACGTCTATGGCTTCGGCGAGCGCAAGACGCCGTCGCCGTTCGTCAACGCCTGCACCACCTTCCTGTATCTCGACAGCCTCGAAGGCCGCACCGCCAAGGAACCGTCGGCAGAACCCGCCGCCAAGCCCAAGACAAGCAAGAAGGCCGCCGACAAGCCCGCACCTGCGGCCAAGCCGCTGACGCAGGACGCCAAGCTGATCGAACTGCTGCGCGGCGCGGTCGAAGCATCGGCGTGGGACGACGGCTGGGCATCGATGTCGGCGGCGGGCAGCACCGCCAAGCGGCAAGCGCCGATCGACCCGCGCAACTACGGCGTGAAGAACTTCCCGGCGCTGTTCGAAGCGACCGGCGCGTTCGACATCGTCAAGGGCGACAACGGCCAGACCTATGTCGCAGACAAGCGCAACACCGATCGGACGCCCAAGCCGGCGCTATGA
- a CDS encoding dicarboxylate/amino acid:cation symporter has protein sequence MSQATRILLALVSGLLIGIALVAVDAKLALTITGFTQPIGLAWLHGLQMVIVPLIVGLLVTGVGAAADAARAGKLALRAVLTMIVILWSTTVMSAIVTPLLLDLWPLPASWSVALRQALTGAQPVGTVPTLGAFFETIVPSNVVSAAAGDSFLPLTVFALALAFAITQLAPEPRAMLTRWFQAITDALLIIIGWVLRLAPIGVGALAYGVGARTGAAAFGALLHYIVVVSAIGFVVLLSAYPVAALFGRVSVLRFARAAAPAQAVAISTQSSLATLPTMLAASESLGAAPAAAGIVLPLAVAIFRATSPAMNLAVALYIAHWLGVPIGPGALAAGVCTAAITTMGSVSLPGTISYIASVAPVAFAMGVPIEALGLLIAVETIPDLFRTVGNVTMDIAITVGLGRVRDAGQEPPFVPSEVEGQARSADVSTSNG, from the coding sequence ATGTCGCAGGCAACACGCATTCTGCTGGCGCTGGTGAGCGGGCTGCTGATCGGCATCGCGCTGGTCGCGGTCGATGCGAAGCTGGCGCTGACCATCACCGGCTTCACCCAGCCGATCGGCCTCGCCTGGCTGCACGGGTTGCAGATGGTGATCGTGCCGCTGATCGTCGGGCTGCTGGTGACCGGGGTCGGCGCCGCCGCCGATGCCGCCCGCGCCGGCAAGCTCGCACTGCGCGCGGTGCTGACGATGATCGTCATCCTGTGGTCGACCACCGTGATGTCGGCGATCGTCACGCCGCTGCTGCTCGACCTGTGGCCGCTCCCCGCAAGCTGGTCGGTGGCGCTGCGCCAGGCGCTGACCGGCGCGCAGCCGGTCGGCACCGTGCCGACGCTGGGCGCCTTCTTCGAGACGATCGTGCCGTCGAATGTGGTGAGCGCGGCGGCGGGGGATTCGTTCCTGCCGCTCACCGTGTTCGCGCTCGCGCTCGCCTTCGCGATCACGCAGCTTGCGCCCGAACCGCGCGCGATGCTCACGCGGTGGTTCCAGGCGATCACCGACGCGTTGCTGATCATCATTGGCTGGGTGCTCCGGCTCGCGCCGATTGGCGTGGGCGCGCTCGCTTATGGGGTTGGCGCGCGCACCGGTGCGGCGGCGTTCGGCGCTTTGCTGCATTACATCGTCGTCGTGTCGGCGATCGGCTTCGTCGTATTGCTGTCGGCCTATCCGGTCGCGGCGCTGTTCGGTCGCGTCTCGGTACTGCGCTTCGCGCGCGCGGCGGCGCCGGCGCAAGCGGTGGCGATCTCGACGCAATCCTCGCTCGCCACGCTGCCGACGATGCTGGCCGCGAGCGAGTCGCTCGGCGCGGCGCCCGCGGCGGCGGGGATCGTGTTGCCGCTCGCGGTCGCGATTTTCCGCGCGACCAGCCCGGCGATGAATCTGGCGGTCGCGCTCTACATCGCGCATTGGCTCGGCGTGCCGATTGGACCCGGTGCGCTCGCGGCGGGGGTGTGTACCGCCGCGATCACGACGATGGGGTCGGTCAGCCTGCCCGGCACGATCAGCTACATTGCTTCGGTTGCGCCGGTGGCGTTCGCGATGGGCGTGCCGATCGAGGCGCTCGGCCTGCTGATCGCGGTCGAGACGATCCCGGACCTGTTCCGCACCGTCGGCAATGTGACGATGGACATTGCGATCACAGTTGGGCTGGGGCGGGTGCGTGATGCCGGACAAGAGCCGCCGTTCGTCCCGAGCGAAGTCGAGGGACAGGCCCGGAGTGCAGATGTCTCGACTTCGAACGGTTGA
- a CDS encoding UbiH/UbiF/VisC/COQ6 family ubiquinone biosynthesis hydroxylase: MDRADVIILGGGLVGSALAVALSAHKLSAIVIDVADPDVILAAGFDGRASAIASAPTRMLGAIGVLDRLGAAGCPIEGIRVSDGLAPGKLDFAPEPGEAALGTMFENRLLRCALYEAAQAADGVEVRMKTRAVATTRDAHGVSVTLSSGDIIHAPLLIAAEGRASPTREAAGLKVARWQYDHAAIVTSLHHEHPHENIAFEIFYPQGPFAILPLNDDAQGHRSAIVWSVKRHEAPGMVKLSERGFLAECEKKMGGFLGQLGPLGQRQSYPLGFHHAATITAERLALVGDAAHGIHPIAGQGVNVGFRDVATLVEVLVDAKRTGLDLGDRQVLARYERWRSLDTFMVAAATDGLTHLFGIPGKAANAVRRFGLSAVDRLPPLKNRFMAEARGESGDVPKLLQGMTV; the protein is encoded by the coding sequence ATGGACCGAGCAGACGTAATCATTCTGGGCGGCGGGCTGGTCGGCAGCGCGCTTGCCGTGGCGCTGTCGGCGCACAAGCTGAGCGCGATCGTCATCGATGTCGCCGACCCCGACGTCATTCTCGCCGCCGGCTTCGACGGGCGCGCCTCCGCGATCGCCAGCGCGCCGACGCGGATGCTCGGCGCGATCGGCGTGCTCGACCGGCTGGGCGCTGCCGGCTGCCCGATCGAGGGGATCCGCGTCAGCGACGGCCTCGCCCCCGGCAAGCTCGATTTCGCACCCGAGCCGGGCGAAGCCGCGCTCGGCACGATGTTCGAGAACCGGCTGCTGCGGTGCGCCTTGTACGAGGCGGCGCAGGCGGCGGACGGGGTCGAGGTGCGGATGAAGACCCGCGCCGTCGCCACCACGCGCGACGCGCATGGCGTCTCGGTTACCCTGTCGTCGGGCGACATCATCCACGCGCCGCTGCTGATCGCCGCCGAGGGGCGCGCCTCACCGACGCGCGAGGCGGCCGGGCTCAAGGTCGCGCGCTGGCAGTACGATCACGCCGCGATCGTCACCTCGCTGCACCACGAACATCCCCACGAGAACATCGCCTTCGAGATTTTCTATCCGCAAGGCCCGTTCGCGATCCTGCCGCTCAACGACGATGCGCAGGGCCATCGCTCGGCGATCGTCTGGTCGGTCAAGCGGCACGAGGCGCCGGGTATGGTCAAGCTGTCCGAACGCGGCTTCCTCGCCGAATGCGAGAAGAAGATGGGCGGCTTCCTCGGGCAACTCGGGCCGCTCGGCCAGCGCCAGAGCTATCCGCTGGGTTTCCACCACGCCGCGACGATCACCGCCGAGCGGCTCGCGCTGGTCGGCGATGCCGCGCACGGCATTCATCCGATCGCGGGGCAGGGCGTCAACGTCGGCTTCCGCGATGTCGCGACCCTGGTCGAGGTGCTGGTCGACGCCAAGCGCACCGGACTCGATCTCGGCGACCGCCAGGTGCTCGCGCGCTATGAACGCTGGCGCAGTCTCGACACCTTCATGGTCGCCGCCGCCACCGACGGGCTGACGCATCTGTTCGGCATTCCCGGCAAGGCCGCCAATGCGGTGCGCCGCTTCGGTCTGTCTGCGGTCGACCGGCTGCCGCCGCTCAAGAACCGCTTCATGGCCGAAGCGCGCGGCGAGAGCGGCGACGTGCCCAAGCTGCTGCAGGGCATGACGGTCTAA